GTTTGTTCAGATTGGGGTCTTTTGAATATGCTGGTGCGGACTGGGTTTGGGTCTGCAGTTTTAGGGCTCCTGCAGGCCTGTAACGTGCGAAGAGttgctgtccgtggtgctgagCTGCTTTCCTTCCACTCACAGGTCATTTTCACCCGACGTGTCTTTATACAAGTGTCGGACAGTGCTTTCTTAATGACGAGACACAGGGCTGTTTTTATGGCTTGCCAGCGTAAAgccagatttcttttttttttttggttgaaattTTGTTGTAGATATTTAGTTCTATATCTAAACAGGATAGGACAAAATATCATAAACAACACTTCTAAAATCAAGTGTTGGTGTCAACCCTACACACACGTCACGCTTTGATGTATCCCTCTCCCCTGTGACAGCCGAGTTCGACCATCAGCTGGTGCGACCAGCTCCCCACGTCCTCGGCAGccctctccacctccagtcTCTCCTCAGCGTCGCTGTCCAGCTCCAGTCTCTCCATGGAGTCCAGAGCGCCGGCGCCAGCGACGACGGTGTCCGACGACATGGAATCGGACGAGAGGCCGTACGTCTGCGACCTCTGCACCTGCGCCTACAAGCACGCCAGCTCCCTGCTCAACCACAAGCTCACTCACAAGACTGGAGACTTCAGGTTGGGAATGACCGTAAAGATGCCAAAATGTTGTTGAATAAGACACAGAGCTCCTAGCACATAAATcattgtagttgttgttgttgtttgaaatgtcatttaccccttgttttttcttcttctaaccTCCGCGTTGCTTTCGCATCCCAAACTCAGGTGCGACTTTTGCAGCAAACCCTACACCAACTACATGTCCCTGCGCAACCACATGCGAATCCACGGCCAGAAGCGCTACATGTGCGACCTGTGCGGGAAGGCCTTCCGCCTGGCCCGGTACCTGCGTAACCACCAGAGGATCCACGACGACGGGCCCAACCGCTTCGACTGTCCCTCCTGCTGCAAGAGCTACAGGACGATGCTGGAGCTGGCCCAGCACCGCTGCACCGCTGCTGCATCCAACCAGGTGGGTCTGTGCGAGCCGGAGCTTCAGAAAGAGTGGGTGATGcttgggactgtgtgtgtgtgtgtgtgtgtgtgtgtgtgtgtgtgtgtgtgtgtgtgtgttgggccaCATTAATTTAGCTATCCTGTGAGAACTTGAGGAGAGCAGCGCTGCGACACTGGCCAGCCGATGTGGACAAAACGCAGTAAAGAACGGATCGGAATCCATTAAAACACGCCCCGATGTGcgctgattttgtttttgctgtgatgCAAATTAGGAATAACAACACCCCCCGCCCCCAAATTGGCCCTCTGCCCTGCAGTCTGTCACTGCATCCCTGTGTTTGCAGAAATGGTCCAATGTCTGATGTATCGAGGAACTTTAAAACCGAGCTGAAACGTATTGTTCCATGTTACGCACAAAGcgttgctgttgtgtgtgtgtgtgtgtgtgtgtaagaaacCACAGACGGGGATTTCACTGACGAGTTAAACAGatataaaagtcaaaacaaatgattttgtattttatccATATTTACACCTTTTTTTGTAATAGCAGTCTGAAAACTCAATTCAATAATACCCcagttacattttaaatgtagtcTTATTTAAATCAAGTTCAATTTCCACTgtgtaaattgtttttgttttttttgcacaaaactAAATGTAGGTTCTGTCCATTAAGCTCTCAGTTGTTTCTCGAAACTATCGCCTTCAAAACGCAAAAGAGGCGTTTCAACGGGGCGCCATGTTACCGAGGTATCTTTTCATCGGTTCCTCCTGGCGCGTGAGCTCCTCTGTTTATTATTccaaggaggtgtgtgtgtgtgtgtgtgtgtgtgtgtgtgtgtgtgtgtgtgtgtgtgtgtgtgtgtgtgtgtgtgtgtgtgtgtgtgtgtgtgttgagggtcTGCCTCAGCTACAGTGTGAGGactctttgctgctgttggtgtgatgctctgttgttgtgtgtgtgtgtgtgtgtgtgcaaaagcCTCAAGTGTAATTTGTGGGATTTCTACAACACACTAACCCTAAATCAAGATGGCAATTAATATAACTGCAATTAAGTGAAGACGCATACCAAAAACTGGATTCTGGTTCAGCAGCTATGGTGCGGCGTTTCGAACGTGCCACCGCTCTGCTTCACCTGAACTGCTCCTCACAGATATCATTTTAACAGGAACTTAATTGACTCAATTTTGGAGCTGCGACGATTACTCGATTTAATCGATCtaaagaaaattagttgccaactattttgatgagGTTAGCCGGCTCCAGCGTGTGTGATGTGAGggttttactgcttttctttgtcgtttatgacAGGAAACAGTAagtcttttgggttttggactgttggtcggacaaaataagcaattcgAAGGCGTCACTTTGagtatttttcacaatttttggacattttatagactaaacaattaactgACAATtatcggcagattaatcgataatgaaaacaattgttagttgcagcccagtTTAACATTTATCATTATGGAACTGACATAAGTGTGTCTGTGGCAGGTGTAGTAAAACGGGTGGTGCGCCACAGTTGGCCCTATGtaggggaaatgtgtgtgtgtgtgtgtgtgaggcatattttgtattatttgctttgatgaagtgtgtgcatgtaacaTATGGTAGCACATGTTTCTTGaccctctgtcttctctccagCTACAGTCTTTGTAAGCATCCTGCTTGGGAGGACCTGTTGCCAACCTTCCTGTAGTGAAAGCATGCTGTGGAGTCAGGGTTAGACCAGGGTTAGGCTAAGTTTAGGGACAGGGTCAGGGTTTAGAGGTCAGGGGAATTAATACATTCCAGTGGATTATCCTCGCAAGTATAGTAATccaaatttatttatttatgtatgtgtgtgtgtgtgtgtgtgtgtgtgtgtgtctgtgtgcacgtgGGGTTGGTTCATAAGAACCGGTTCAACTGCCCGTCCTGCTTTAAGAGCTACCGAACCATGCTGGACCTGGCCCAGCACCGCTGCAGCGCCGTGGCCAAAAACCAGGTtggtgtgagcgtgtgtgagcgtgtgtgagcgtgtgtgagcgtgtgtgagcgtgtgtgagcgtgtgtgagcatgtgtgtgtgtgtgtgtgtgtgtgtgtgtgtgtgtgtgtgtgtgtgtgagaggcagagTCAGCAGATTGAAATGTAGCTGTTAGTGAGGGCTAACTTGTACAGGAGCGTTTAGACGTGACGGTCAGGGACAAAATCCCCCAAAACTGTTGAATGTCGGTCCCCTGGTAATGTCAAGGTTGGACTATCAACTGGACTAAGTGGGCCAACAACCCCAAGGCCCCAGACCCTCAACATACGTAAACTTGAGGCCCCATCCTGAAGAGGGGCCCCTGAATTATAATCTAGCAGTTTATTATTTTAGTATATCTTGTGCTTGTGGGcgtgaaaaaacacacaaaatgcacagaCAATGGGAGAAACCacggctctttttttttttctttgccccAGGTGCCCTCCTAGTGGATTACCCACGTCCAGACCTAAAGACCAGCagcctttttttaaagtctGCAGGTCATCACTGGGTCTTTAACACGTCCAGtttatcaaaatgaattattttggCCTTAAAGGGACAGATTTTCGCATCTGTTCTATGTACAGTGACccagttgtttttaattgttttcgTGAACAGATCCTCCTAACTCCTGGAGCGTATCCACAGTGCAAAACTGAACTTAAATGTTcctcaaaatgtctttttcaacAGTCCGCTGCCTTGTAAAACTGCTTCCGACTTCAACTTTGATTGTCTTGGCAGGGAATGTggactgtaaaaatgtaaacataccCGATACGATGgtgggaaaatacaaataatgcaacaacaaaaaaaggctgAGTTTTCCTACCAGGCTGAATGTTTTAGCTCTAACTCTTCAGGGAGAAGGTTTAGGTTTAATATTAATGTCAGCCAAAGTACTATAGTGTAGACAAGGCAAGCATCTTTTTATAtagttgtcatggttacagaGGATAGTCATAGGTTCGTGTTAATGTTGGAGTTGACAGGTTGGTAGAATGGAttgatgtttgtgtgagtgtgtgtgtgtgtgtgtacttgacCACTCCATCCCCTCATACGAACAGGTGTAAAGAGAGAGACGGGGTAGTGTAAGAACTCAAGAACTGAAACGCACCAGCTTCAGAcattcggtgtgtgtgtgtgtgggaccaAAACAGCATCATCACATTCATCCgtcaccaaccccccccccccccccccccccgctctatATCGTACTTTACTCTTGTCACGAGCTCTGTGTGCATTACTGGCGTGCATGTGCCACAAGCGGCGTGCGTGGCGGCAGAAATGATTTACGAAAGTCCTGTCTttgtctgcccccccctcccctcctccccatccCCATCCAGTCCGGTGGCCGTCGTTCCAATTACGCCAACGCCTCTCgccgccagcagcagcagcagaacagcgCTAACTCCATGATGCAACCGCAGCACGGAGGACACGGCCAGCAGGAACCCCTGCCCTCCCACTGCGTCTCCCCCATGCAGGGCGGTGTGAGCAGCCAGCCCGTGCCTGACCCCCACCAGGTAGGGAGGAGAAGTGACGTTCCGGAGCAAACACTTGTCCTTTGTTTAACagtagttttgttgttttcatgagCGAGTGCGCTGAGCctctgtgtgttcctgcaggGCCGTCCCAGCTCGGTATCCTCCcagagcagccagcagagcaTGAGGAGCTCGTCCTCCAACAAACACGTCTCCTCCTCCAGCGCCACCCCGTCCTCCTCCTACTCCCTGCTCCAGCCCCTGCTGCCTGAGGTAAAGGAGATGAGCTCGGGATACACTAGGCTGAGCGCCAACCCCATGGTAGGAGAGAGAACCGCCACACACCCGCCGTCCGCTGGCTAGCCGCCTAGCTGCCTTCTCCCTGTCTGGCTACTAACATCAGCAGAGAGGGACTAATATTTGAATGCTTCACGTGTCCACCGGGAGCCTCTGCTCACAGCTCGTGTCTTAACCTCCTCTTGACTGTGGATAGGACAGATGGCTGTGTTTAATCGATAAAGAGAGGGGCACTCTAAACAGGTCTGagtgctgctgtctgcagaGATGCCTGGTGGACACGGCCTTAGCTCTCTTCTTAAATCTTTTGGGTTTCagtctgctgttttttctttttttttaagatattcTTGAGGCACTGATATCACAATATCATTGAAATAAATTATAGTAAATAAGTTGAAATATCCCATCACTAAACAATATTACAGTACTGGAATCCCTTAATTAGACCGTCAGTATTTTAACGGCCCCacattctgctcatttccagctctatgtttttattctgggactccactagagtagctttgcatgattcacagttcagaaaagtcaTAATAGCgcccctgtacttggtgggcggtGCTGTGCCTGGCGCAGACGACCTGCTGGGGAGGCGTGGCCGAGtgtggtgactgtatagttgtgacatcacaaccttacaggaagtaccgacggctcgtttaaaggtgtctgaatacggggctgtgagcatttatatatttatactttcacggtatttatacagcacctagacctgtCTAGACAAGACTAGACTGCTGACtagtgtttccatggtaacagtcACCTGCTGACCAGTGGCACCAATGTTTTAGTTTTGAAAGGTCTTAATTTACCCAGAATTCATGGCAAATTGGCCCCAGATTCACTAGGAACTGGCTTTTAGTGTAATTTGAGGTTGAAGCTCCCCAGcaaagaaaaccaacagacTCAAATCCAGTAGATGGGGAGGGTGGGGGTCATTCTTTAACTTGGACTCTGAACTGTGGATGTTCTCTGGCGGTAGGACACTACTAACTTGGGGTGGGTGGGCTGCTAACTTAGTCCTACCTTTCAACACTTTGACACTAATCATTCACTCAACTTTGTTTTTGCACATGTTGATGTTgtagtttgggggggggggggggggggctgcacaTGAGCCATCTTTCATCATATATTGATATCCAGTTGTCTCAGAGGTCTTATATGCTGGCAAATGGAAGGAGGGGTGTCATTATCAATGATCTGAGACATTTTAGATGAAGGCTCTTCTGATCCCAAGTTGCCCACAGATATagatacaataataataataataataataatgataaaaaaaaagatatgttgCTTAGATGTGTGCAGCCCGGCTCTCCgtgttctctgtgtgtttctaacTCAACACTACACCTCCGTTTTTgctttctgcgtgtgtgtgtgtgtgtgtgtgtgtgtgtgtgtgtgtgtgtgtgtgtgtgtgtgtgtgtgtgtgtgtgtgtgtgtgtgtgtgtgtgtgtgtgtgtgtgtgtgtgtgtgtgtgtgtgtgtgtctgcttggcTGCTCAGGCAGCAGTGTTGCTTCTCCACCCCCTTCTTTCCCTTCCCAAacattctcttctttttctgtactttttcGCCTTTCTAACTTTTTCTCTCCggctctcctccctttctcccccgCCCTCCCCCCTGCAGCCGAAGCACCAGGACACTTTCTCTCTGGCCCCCCAGCGGCCCCTCACCACCATCAACCCCATCGGCCACGCCCTCCATCCGAACGGAGCACCCACGCTCAAGCCTTCCCCCGTGCCACGCACCATCCAGGCCATGCCCTGGGAGCAGCGCTCCCTCTACAATCAATGAgacaccccacccccaccccaccccccaggAACTAGCCGCCACCTCCCCTCCTTCATGTCGCGTCTACCACCAACCCCTACacgccctcctcttcctccccacccATTTCGGACCCAGCATCAAGGAGGGAAGACTTGGGGACGCCCCTCCACCGCCTCACTCCTCCTCGTGGAACGTTGTTTGGGAACGGGGAAGGGCACCATTGAGAACTAGTTGAGATTGATTACTGAGTAGttaggtttaaaaaaaaaaaaagaaaaaaaaaaagaaaaaaatgtgttgcctTGACCCTCATGTATGATCTATGCCATGTACTGGATATAAGTTAAAATGTCTGTCCTCTCACTAAGAATTTATctccccatcctcctctcccgCTCTAGTTATGAAAATATCTATCCTTCCCATTATGAATagtcccccccacccctctttcCATATGTTAAATGAAACGAAAAGCTATTTTTTATCAAGAGTGTGTTCCAAACCAAGGCGCCAAGTTGTCAAaagtaaatgtgacaaaattCTCCCTTCAGTCTTGATATGTTTTTGAACATAAAacccaactttttttttttttttcttttttgtcaaatgAGGCTTCTGGAAAGGAGAAGGGGAAACATGAACTctcttcttttaatttttttttttttcacgccCCTTCAGCGTGCTCCAGAATGAAGattgtgtatattgtgtgttaGGAGGTGTCATGGCTATTccagaaagcccccccccccccccccccccccgttctctCTGACgtcacagtgccccccccccctccctccacccacacacacacctcatctgCGAGCACCAACAGCGAGGACCGCGATGgaaacaagccccccccccccggctggCTGTTGAACATTTTGGACGTGTACATGCCCAGTTCGAGGCTTCTAAGGTGGTTGTGAGGACTGAAGCCCTGCTGTCTTGAAAAAGGGACCTCAACGTTCCCCAGCCACAACTACCGACGAGGACAGTTTAGCGCGGCTACCTTCTTTTTAACACGCAACTGAAAGCTCccttgtttcatttgaaaaattATTTTCCCCTCTCTAAACTCGCATCTGACTGgtggcttgttgttgttgtagttttaaTAATCCGTTGGCTGGGAATCAAATCTAGAAGATGATCAGTACAAGTCTCCATCCCCTTTTGTTCCAAACTGACTGTTAACATGTTTGTTCCTTTCACTTTAAAGCACTTTAAGACAAGTGCTGTATAATTATTACTGTCTCTCCCGCCCGCCCCCACCCTCTATCTAGAGCTGTACCGGCTGTGAAGATGTAACATTGCCTTACATCAACCCCCTCCCTCATCACGACTCACACTCACCAGTGACTTAGCAGCTGTCCT
The sequence above is a segment of the Enoplosus armatus isolate fEnoArm2 chromosome 17, fEnoArm2.hap1, whole genome shotgun sequence genome. Coding sequences within it:
- the LOC139299690 gene encoding uncharacterized protein, whose translation is MYARTNTGSTHGDFQDRNGVNYVTSTESFGHCSQLFWKKDPNDSGPSSTISWCDQLPTSSAALSTSSLSSASLSSSSLSMESRAPAPATTVSDDMESDERPYVCDLCTCAYKHASSLLNHKLTHKTGDFRCDFCSKPYTNYMSLRNHMRIHGQKRYMCDLCGKAFRLARYLRNHQRIHDDGPNRFDCPSCCKSYRTMLELAQHRCTAAASNQSGGRRSNYANASRRQQQQQNSANSMMQPQHGGHGQQEPLPSHCVSPMQGGVSSQPVPDPHQGRPSSVSSQSSQQSMRSSSSNKHVSSSSATPSSSYSLLQPLLPEVKEMSSGYTRLSANPMPKHQDTFSLAPQRPLTTINPIGHALHPNGAPTLKPSPVPRTIQAMPWEQRSLYNQ